The genomic window GTGAGGCCCCCACTGCTGACCCAGCTCTCTCTGCACCCTCATGCCTCTCTGGGGTGCCGCTGTCGTTCCTCCTGGAAGCCCTGTCAGCAGCAGAGAGGGGTCTCGCTGGGGACACCCAGACACCAGTCCCCAGATTAAGACAGGGCAAGGAGACGACCTGTTCCCAGGGAGAGCTGTGCATGGAGCCCCCAAGGCAGGGCCAGGAACTGGAGCATGAAAGAAGCCAAGGCACCAAAACTATGAACAGTCAAAAGGGCTAAAGCTCCACGGCCCTAAGAATTGACGCTCAAACCAGGGTTCCACATGGCAAGGGGAGGAGAAAGGCAAGCAAGTTACGACCTGAGCAGAGCCACGAGGGGCAACAAGAAACCTGCCAGGCCCCACACGTGTGCCTGGGGGCAAATGGTTAGGATCTGAGCTTCCCAACAGCcaaggtgaaaaggaaaaagagtcaGAGGTATAAGTATAGCGGGAGCACAGTCATCTTCAGTTCAACAATTCAGCCTAGCATTCCATAGCAAGAGTGCAGGGACGGAGACTGTGGGACTCATTCAGGACACCTCTCGGGGAGGCCTCTGGACATCGCGCCAAGATTCCCTCACTGGAAAAATTCCACGGTGTGTTTCTGTCCATGCCTATGCCAGGGTTGGCGCACATACCCACACAGCAGCTTCCTGGCACCCAGCTCTCGGACGGTGAATACAataagggcaggaaggaaggtcATCCACTTCATCTAAACAGGAAGCTCTCACATTTTCCTGATTGAGAtctatactttaaaaagttaaataaatatatacacacccaaaaCACTGACACAGAAAACATTCACAGAActtatttacatacatttataaCTGATCAACATATTTATaacaaaacataaatataaaatatgaaataaaatatgaaacacttacaatatatatttgtatatctaaaacattatatacacatatatacacaagcaaaaatatataaacataaataaaacacttttttatttaattactttcttcattaaaatatatgtgtCCTAATTGTGCATAATGTACCCTGATCTTTGTTATTCAGTTAAATTCTATTCTTTCATCTTCTAGAACATACAAACATGGTTCCTATTCGCCAGCTGGGTTTTATGACCCGGGTTCCTTGGACAGTGCTGCTCCCGGCTCCACTCAGAAGCAGAGTGCAGGCTGAGGCTCCGCGCGGCTGCGCCGGGCTTGAATTCAGCCCTCTACCTATTACCTGGGTGATCCTGAATCAGGGCACCAACCATCCGGGTTTGCCCAGCACTGAGGGCTTCCCAGGTCGCAGGACTTTGGTGCTAAAATTGGGACATTGGTCCCCCATCAGGAAGCCATCTCCTCAGGTCTctgttccattttattatttttagaattggACTCATCATGGTACCCACCTCCTAGGATTGAAGTCAGGCCAGAAATGAAGAATATTGATAGAATAAACACTCAGCAAATGTCACTGGGGCCTGTGGGCTGTGCTCCTACAGGCCTCTCTGCTGCCAGAGGGACACTGGCTCACACACCTGGACAGGTGTTGGAGTCTGGGGCCAGGGGACAGGGGCTCCTGACAGAGACCATCAGGAACAAGCAAGCCCTTAATGAGGTGGCCCTGCCTCTCCAGGGCAACTGCGGGACCAAGTCAGGGAACCGTGGAGGCAAAGACCCCAGAGCCGTGCCCCTCCCTCACAGCCACATCTTTGCTCTGGGCTGTTTTGAAGCCTGTCCACGAACTATGCTCATTCCAGGGGTGCCCCCAGGAACAGCAACAGCCTGTGCCTTCCGGGGAGCTGGAGTGATCCGTGATGGGGACAACTGCATGACCCAGCAAAGTATCCTGGGAACACCAGGCCTGCACCCGCCGCCCTGCTGACCACAGGCTGACTGACCCTTTCCCATCCCTGGCTACTCCCCGCCACCTCCAGGGGCTGCTGTGTCTGGGAGTTAATTCACCAAGGAGAGAAAAAACGAGGCCAGGAGCACAGCTGGATGCAGTACCGAGGAACTTGGTCAGCCCTGAGGAGGGCCAGTGCCTTCTCGTGGGCACTAAAAGCTGTGCGGCTCTGAGCATGGCCCTCTTGGCCGTGGCTGCTCCAACATCCCACCACCAGCCGCAGGCTCAGATGAGTATCTACAGACCCCTCAGCCACTTCCTTTGAGAACTGTGTATTCCTTCCAGCCTCTGACCTCCAACTGCCACCTGGACTCCTTTATTGCACGTGCCTCCAATGCCACTGTTCTTTTGattgttctttttgatttttgACTTTGCAGATTTCACAGTGCCAGATTCATTCAAATCAATCACAGTGTGAAtggcaaatgaaaaaatgcacatGATAAACAAAGGGCATATGGCCCCTCCCCTCCAAACGACTTCCATCCCGTGCCCTCTAAACCCACCCCCAAAACAGCCCCGACCGACACACAGGCAGAAAGGGCTAGAGCATCAGAGGACAAAGGGAGCAGAGGACGCTGAGCCTGGTCAGGCAGGGGTCAGAGGGCAGGGCCCATCTGGGGCATCCCTAGAGCATGCACCAGGGGAAACAGGAACGGGACAGTCCTGCTGGGTGGGCCACTGCGTGGACGAAGGGGAAATGGCGCCACCTGCCTGCACACTCACTCTTGGGCCGGGTCGGCACCTTCTCTCCCAGCAGCTGTCACCGGAAGCCACAGCAGGGGAGGGGTTTGCTGGGCTGCAGTGCAGGAGAGGATGCCAGGCCCCTGGAGGTGGTGGGCAGCAGTCATGCTGGGGCCAGGGGCAGCCCTTCCCAACCACCTTATGGGTAGCAGttacccctttcttctttctgccaCTTACTTCCTGCAAGACCCCTTAGGGCAGGTGACTGGGCCGGTTCACTGCTGCAGACCCAGGGTCCAGCCCTGCCTTGTCATCACACATGCTCAAAAGGATGTGATTCAGGAAatgaaggcaggaaggagaaaagagtgAACCTGACACAGAGTGAAAACTGTGTGACCACCCGGGCTGGAGGGGAGAGCCTGGGGCTACCCCTTAGTGAGACAGCTTCGGGACACCGAGGTCCCAGGGAGGGGCTCCGTGGAGGAAAGTGGGTCGGTGGTCCTCCAGACTGAGGACAGCATTTCCTGACGTCGCTTGGGTCCAGCAGGGCCCTGTGCCCCCTGGTGAGGTGGGGGAGGGTGCGACAGTGCCTCTGGAGGAGAGAGCTGGGTGCCCACCAACCGGGATGTCCACGCTGTTGGGTTCCAGTGGCCCAGTGAGAACATGGGTCAACTCCCTTGGCTCCCAgggataaaaaaataaacaacaacaacaacagaataaacGACAGGACAAAGGAAAGACTCCGTGTAGGAGGCAGATGAGTTtagtggggagggggcaggtcTGCGCTGTGACGGGGCGGCCTAACACTCTGCATCCAGGACCTACATGGGTCCGGGCAGATGCTGCAAAAGAAATTGGAACCACAGCCTCCGAGGGGCCCAGGGACGCTTAAGCACCCGGACAGACCCGGCTGGGCCCCAGCCTCACCTGTGAGAGGTGGAAGTGTGGGAGGACAGAGCTGGGAGGCAGCCTGCGCAGGAGCCGTTTTTCCAGGGCACCAGTCTTCAAAGGCCCGGACTCAGCCCCCTGCAGGTCCCAGAAACTTAGCAAGGGTTCTGGAGCAGCAGCCTCCAACCCCTGCGGCAGCTCCAGGCTCCTGTAAGGCTAAGCCCTGCTTTTCTCTGAGCCACTGAACGCGCCCGAGGGGCCCCTGGAGGCGTctgcccttctcctcccttctcccctcctcccaggccacctctgcCGGGGAAAGCCTCCAAGCACTCTAGAAAGAACGAAGATTCTGTGCCTGTGGCCTAACCATCCCCGCCGACCTCATTTGCCCTTCCTGGATCTAAGCTCCTTCCTGGATCTGCCTGGCCGGCTCCGGGCCGCCCTGCCCTGGCCGCCTCCCGTTCCATCTCAGGTTGTCCAAACCTCACCTGCGCCCCAGGGTCCCTACTCcgcctcctccctcttcctcctcctccgccttgaagcctcctccctcccccgtCCGCGGCCAAATCCAGACCACTCCCGCCCCACCCCAGGGAAAGGGTCGTCCCGCCCTCCGCGCCCTCTGGGTCTCCCTCAGCCTCCGTGGGTCCCCGAGTCAGGAACCAAATCTGGCCCGACGTTCCCTACGGCGTGGAGCCCAGGGTCTGTGATTGGGGTTGAGGCTGGCCTTGGGGGGACCTGCAGGCGTCCCCCTCCTCCCGGGTCTCGGGCTATTTTCCCCAGGAGGCGGCTGCAGGCAGACGCTGAGGCCCTCGGAACCCCGGAGCCGCCCCAGTGCAAGAGACCAGAGGAGGGGCTGGCCGGTCCAGCCCCTCGGTCCCAGGGCTGACTCCTCCTCCAGGGCGCAGATCCCCGCAGCCCGGCAGGAGAGAAGGTGCCTGGAGAGGGGTCCGGACTGTGGGCCGGGGGCTGGGATGAGGGTCGGGTGAGAATGGGGCTCCGAGGAGTTTAGACAGAGAGATTGGAAGGGGGACCAAAGGCAGAGGGCCCAGGGAGAGGGGATGCGGGGAAGGGAGGAGAGCGAGCGCGGAAGCAGGACGCTGGGGGTCGGGGACGCCCTCGGTGAAGCCCCGCCAAGGAGTGCaggaggttgggggtggggggcatcCTGGGTGAAGCCGAGTCCAGGAGcgcaggaggctggggtgggatgggggctgCGCCCTGAGTGAAGCCCGGTTAGGGAGCAGGAAGCTGGGGAGGGGGCTCTCTGGGCGAAGTCCCCCGCAACACCCACCTCACCCCACTCAGGCTGAGCCCTCTGGCGTCATGGAGGGGCTCGTCCTAGCCCTGTGTGCCCTCCCGCTGGCTGCCGCGTCTGCTGTCTGCGCCACGATGCCAGGTAAGGAGCGGCCCTGACAGGGCTCGGGGCatcagggctggggctggggctggggacccTGGTCCACCGCGGCCCGCTTGCTGCCCACAGCTCGGAACCTGAGCTGCTACCAGTGCTTCAAGGTGAGCAGCTGGAGGCAGTGCCCGCCCACCGCGTGCAGCCCGCTGGACCAAGTCTGCATCTCCAACGAGGTGGTCGTCTCTTTTGGTGAGTcccccctggggcagagggcagtTGCCGGGTGCCCCGCCTCTCAGCAACTCAGCTGATGCGTCCTCCAGGACCTGGGGACGTGTGGGTCCGACAGTGCCTCCTGCTCTCTCTCCCGCGCTGGGTTTGGGCGAGCATCCCAGAGTGTgaattttgacttttctttttctcctccatttGAGGTGTCTCTAGGAACTGTCAGCAGGACAAAGGCTCTGATGTCACTGAATTTACGAAGACAGCAGGAACACACGGGGTGGGGAGAGGCAGCTGTTCGGGTGGATGGGTTATCCGCCCTTCCTGGCACAGCCC from Macaca mulatta isolate MMU2019108-1 chromosome 8, T2T-MMU8v2.0, whole genome shotgun sequence includes these protein-coding regions:
- the LY6L gene encoding lymphocyte antigen 6L isoform X2 — translated: MEGLVLALCALPLAAASAVCATMPARNLSCYQCFKVSSWRQCPPTACSPLDQVCISNEVVVSFGVSRNCQQDKGSDVTEFTKTAGTHGVGRGSCSGGWVIRPSWHSPTAQHGAGCTGI